aaaacgttgattagggcctggagagatagcacagcggtgtttgccttgcaagcagccgatccaggaccaaaggtggttggttcgaatcccggtgtcccatgtggtcccctgtgcctgccaggagctatttctgagcagacagccaggagtaacccctgagcaccgccgggtgtggcccccccccaaaaaaaaacgttgattatattatttttctccccAAAGTTGGTAGGTTTCCTGTCTAGAAATCTTTGTATACTCCAAAGTCAAATCATAATCCGTTCTAACCTTCCTTCCTTTACCAGTAGCAACCCCCCAGGTCTGCAGGGGGGAGAGAGGAGTGTTAAGCCTcagctgttggtgctcagggggttcttCCCACAGCATTGGTGGACCATGAGGTACCAGGCTTCGAACCTCAGTCTCCCATATATGAACATCTACTCCAGTCCTTGGAGTTTTTAAGTCCCTGACAGCTTGGCCCTGGGTTCTCAGGGGGTGAAGCTAGAAGCTGATTTCATTTCCTGGTGGCTCAGACCCCTCTGCAGAGCTGACCATTCTGCTGTCTGTCTGCTGTCTGTCCACAGGAGAGCGAGGCCTGCCCTGCAGCCGCCCCAATGTCTGAGTATTTCTTCTCAGAGCTGGGCCTGCTATGCTACCTGAATGAGCTTCGGAAGGATGAGCTGTGGAAGTTCAAGGAGATGCTGCAACAAGAGGCCCTGATTCTCCAGCTCCAGCCCATCCCCTGGGCCACCCTCAAGAAGGCTGACAAGACCACCCTGGCCTCGCTGCTGAGCCGGCACTATCCAGGCAAGGTGGCCTGGGAGCTGGCGCTCAACCTCTTTCTGCAGGTTCAGCGGGCAGACCTTTGGGCCAGGGCCCAGGCCGAGATGCAGGGTACGTGAACAAGACGGGCATTGGTTCCCCACAGGGGTCTCCAGGGTAATCCTTCTGGGCTGGCAGGTCACTACTGGGGTTCAAAATCCTCTGGGCAGTGAGAGCTGCCCATGCCCTCGGGAGCTGAGGGTCCAAGAGGGATCAGTGTCACCTGCCAGCTGGACACATGCCTGTACCCCATAATCTCCTCTCTACCCCTCTCTGTTTTAATCTCCCTGTTTACAACAACCTCTGTGCTCCAGAAATGCCCTCCTGCCCGAAATCTCAGCAACTGATTTtgtgtttatctatttttttgttttgtggccacacccgatggcactcgggttactcctggcaggcttgagagaccatatgggatgccgaggattgaacttgggtcagcagtgtgcaaggcaaacgtcctacccactgtgttattgccctagccctgtctgtctgtcctttctttctcttccttctctctccttttccttctttttttttggggggggggttacacgtggcagagctcaggggttactcctggctctatgctcagaaatcacttctggcagactggggaccatatgggatgccgggatttgaaccactgtctttctgcatgcaaagcaaacgctctacctccatgctatctctccggccccctcaaccCAGATTCTGCTGAGCCCTCTTCCTTGCCAGTCTGGTCTGCTAGGgacgttttcttttttctcttttttggttttcaagccacacctagtgatgatcagagcttactcatggctctttactcaggaatcactcctagaagtatttgggggaccatatgggatgccggggatcaaacttgggtccaagTACCCTCCTTATTGTCCTATGGCTTGGGTCTGGGGACAATTTCATTCTCCCCAGTGTGAAACAAGcccctgcctatatttttctcacCTGGTGAAGCCTGGAATGCTGGGACAGGCCCTGAGTCAGGGTCCCTTCCTTCCTGGGGTTCGGGGTGGGTGTGCCTGCTTCATGTCCGCACCTCTTCTTACCCCCTTCCCTGCACCCCTCCCTGGCAGTCCAGAGCTGCCCCTACCGCAACTACATCAGGGAGAAGTTCCAGCGCCTGTGGACCGTGGAGGCTCGGCTCCCGGTGCCCGAACACTTCTATCGAGACTCCGTGGAGACCCAGTACCAGATGCTGGTGGCCCTGTGTGCCCTGTCCGAGGGGCCCCCCATTGTGGTGCTGAAGAGCCCTGAGGGCATGGGCAAGACCACAATGGTGAGGAAGCTGATGCTGGATTGGGCAGAGGGGAAGGTCTGGCGCGACCGATTCTCCTTCGTCTTCCTCATCACGTGCTCAGACCTGAACCAGCTGTCAGAGACCAGCCTGGAAGAGATCTTGGCTCGCGACTGGCCGGCAGAAGCCGAGCCCCTGGAGACGGCATTCCAGCACCCCAAGAGGGTCCTGCTCATAGTGGATGGCCTGCACCTCTTCATGCCCGACTTTGATGTGCAGCTTGGAGGCTGTGAAGACTGGCAGCAGAGAGCCTCGCCTGCCATCATCCTGAACCACCTGCTGCGGCAGAACCTGGTGCCAGAGGCCACTCTGCTGGTGACCGGGGGCTACAAGGACAGGGACATCGAGAAGGGCTCCTACCTGGGTCAGAGTGCCAGCTATGTCACGCTGCCCGGCTTCACCGAACTGACCCGCAAGCTCTACTTCAGCCACTTTTTCCGTAACACCAGGCACGCATCCACTGCCTTTGTCTATGTGGAGAGCAACTCAGGACTGGCTGCAATCTGCAACTGTCCTCTAGAGTGTTGGATCGTCTGCTGCTGCCTGCAGGGGCAGCTGGCACGGGGGCAGGCCCTAAACATCCTGTGTGACACTGGCACTTCCCTCTAcctgtccttcctcaccagcatCTTCCCTCGAGGTGCTGAAGGCCGCAGTCCCATGCAGAATTACTCGCGCCTGAGGGCCCTGTGCGCCCTGGCGGCCGAGGGCGCATGGACTGGCACTTACATCTTTGGTCCGGAACATCTGCAGAGGAATGGGCTGACTGATGCTGATGTGCATGCCTGGCTGGGCCGCAAGCTGCTGCAGCAACGCGGGGAACTGGTGGTGTTTGCACACGAGGTTGTCCAGGGCTTCTGTGCTTCGCTTTTATACGTTCTGCAGCAGCCCCACGATGGTGGCATTGCCAACCCGCACATTGGCTCTGTGGCGAGGCTGCTGGAGGTCACGCTGGGCTCGGGGCCCAGCACCTTGTCACACCTCCCTATCCATGTCTTCGGCCTCACCAACGAGGCCCTGCTCAGGAAGCTGGAGGCGACCCTCGGCTGCCCACTGGGCCGTGCCACCCGACCCGAGTTGGTCTCCGGCCTGTGCGTCCTGGCCAAGCGTCCAGGCCCTGTCAACTTTCAGAACCTCCTCAACTGCTTGTTTGAGACACAGGAGCCTGAGTTCATTGGGGAGATCATGGACTTGTTCCCCGACTTGAGGGTCAAGATTCACAGCACCGAGGAGTTGATTCTCATGACCTTCTGCCTGCGGAGCTGCAAGAAGCTGAAGAAACTCCGCTTCCAGCTGGATCCCTCCTTTGCAGAACCCACGGAGTGAGTTtcaagggggagagagagagagagagagagagagagagagagagagagagagtatatgtGTTAGAGACAGAGTTTTAAGGGGCtcagagagtgtgtgtgtgtgttagagacaGACCAGAAGTTGTATAGACAGGCAGCAGGGAGGACACACACTTAGGCAGGTATCCTCAAACTACGCTATAGTTTTCAGGTATCTGGGGACATTTATCCTGCCCTATGgctgtttttgccactgctgcctatCCTGCTTAGACGCTGACTGGTCCTGGGTCCATAGTGCACATGTGTAGAATACGTGCCCTCACTCTCCAACTCTCCCTCTTTCTATCTCAGGCAGGATTGtctgtagttattttttaaaatttatttttatattttggattttagatcacacccagtggcactcaggagttactcagaaattgctcctactaggcttggggaaccatatgggatgcccaggattgaagcCGGgtcgacagtgtgcaaggcaaacaccctaccactgtgctgtcactcaggctCCCATTGTCatagtttaattatttttgttttgttttgtttttttctttgggccacacccgataaggctcaggggttacttcgggctctgcatttaaaaattgctcctggcttgggggacatatggaacaccagggatcaaacccacgtccatcctgggtctgctttgtgcaaggcaaatgccctaccactgtgctattgctctggcactatgtcatactttcttttttcaacCCAACCCTCCAATATCTGAGGGACAATAAACTtcccctctgtttaaaaagtttgaggaacccCTGCCTTAAAGGGCCTTTCGTCTCACCCAGTATAACTTACCCTGGGACGCCTCCACAGAGAATTCTAGACCAGGTCTGGCTCCGCCAAGGAAAGGGGATGTTTTGACACCTGGCAGAGACCACCCCACTGCTCTACTCCCTGCAAGGGAGGTAACACCAGGATTTAGGAGATTATGCCTTAAACCCTGGTTCCtcctctagcaccacatggttccccccaagcattACCAGTGTGGTAATTGTACTGTAACAAGACCATCCTGGGCCCATCACACTGACCCACTCAACTGTGTCCTAGAATTAGGGCCAGAATGATTGCACAGTGGATAGGGGGTTTGCTTTGTATGCTCccgatgcaggttcaatccctggcatcctatatggttccccaaatgtgccaggaataatttctgagcacagagtcaggaataacccctgagcacaccactgagtgtagcctcctaaaaaacaaataaactcagTGGCCCATCATTTAGATGCCCCCAAAAGAGCCCAGCCCAGAAATGTGGGATAATGGGGTCCCCTGGAGAGATGTGGGTGGGATATCAGCATCCCCACAGTATAGGGGCGAGATTAGAGTAGCtttgaggagagagagggggatgCAATATTGGGGTCTCCAAGTGAAAGTTGGGGTGGGAGGATAACTGGGTGGCCCTGAGGAAGAGGGTGGGATAATCGGGGTTCTCATTAGGAGAGATGGGTGTAGGGTATCAGAGTACTCCAGGAGTGAAGAGGTGAGAGGAAACCTTATCTTTGTCCTGGGGTCCCTCCTTTAGCCCCTGGGCCATGGTGACTTGGTTTCCTGGGCTGGTCCCTGAGCTGGGTATAGGACTTTGGGGATCCACCCTGAGTGCCTGGCTATGATGCATATCTTGCAGGGAGGATCGACTGGAGGTATGGCGTGAGTTCTGCATGGTGTTCACCAACTGTGCCGACTTCTCCATGCTGGAGGTGGATGGCTCCACTCTGGATATCGTGTCTCTGTCTGTCCTCTTTGGGGCACTGGCGAGCCAGCCCCACAAGCTGCAGTGGCTGGTGTAAGTGGGGCCCTGGGCATTCACAGGGGTGTCATGAAGATGGATGAGGCCCAGAAGAGGGGCTGTGGGTACAGGCAGGGTCCTTCTTCCAGTGAAGCTGAGGGTCAAACTAGTTTTGGCCCAGTTTTCCAGGGACCAGAGATGACGTCTCCAAAaccctgcctggggtgatttctgagcactaccaaatgtgACTTCCtcctaagttaaaaaaaagtttttcaggggcctgagagagatagtacagtgggagggcaattgccctgcaagcagccaatccaggatgaaaagtggttcgaatcctggcatcctatatgttccccagtgactgccagaagcgacttctgagcgcagagccaggagtaaaccctgaacgaggctgggtatcacccaaaaaccaaacaaagtgaTTTGCAATAAGTGTAGCAAGGTGTGGGCTTTCCTTGCATCTAGCTAACCTGAATTCaactcctggcattgcatagggtcccccaagcctgccaggagtgattcctgagtgcagagccaggagtaacccctgagccaccggatgtggcctccaaaacaaaacaaaaagataaagttgCCAAGAAAGACTTTAAACAGATGCAGGTCTTTTCCCAGGGGGGTAGCCCTTGACCTGCCCGTCTCTGGCCTCACAGGTGTGTCTGGCCCTTCCCACCCACCTTACAGGTGCACATCAGTGACCAACCTGGGCCAGGATTTGAGCTTCTTCAACCTGCTGTTCCACAGCACCTGCCTCAAGCACCTCAACCTCTATGGCACCTGCCTGTCCGACACGGAGGTGGAGCAGCTGTGCGCTGCCCTCTCGCACCCGCCCTGCAGTGTTTCCGAGCTCCTGTGAGTCTAGGCCCTGCAGGCTGGACACACttgtacacacacaaatacacacacacacacacacacacacacacacacacacacacacacacacacacacacacacacacacacacacacacacacacagagtcctgCCCGCTCTGGAGTGATTCCCCCACCCCAACAACTACACACacggggctagagtgataacacagtggggagggtgtttgtcttgcacgtggcccacccgggttcgatcctcagcatcccatatggttccctgagcctgccaggagtaacttctgagtgcagaggcaggagtcaccCATGAGTGCTACCCCTACTTGACTCCTCATGGCTCTAGCTCTGTCCTTGCTGGATGGTGCCCCATCCAGTTTAACAAGCATAATAGGGTGGGGCTACATAGCAGAGACAGCGGCCCCTGTATCCTGAGTGTCTCTGCACCCCATGCTAGCCTCTGCATGAAGCAGGGTTTGCGTCAGGTCCCAGGCAGGCTCTGTCCCGACATCCCTGTCCCTTGTCCCAGTCTCCATTCTCCCATCTGGCCCAGCTTTGACTTGTGACAAGTGCTGTGGGCGAATCGGGGTGATTGAGGAAGAAGGGGGAACCTCACCTCCAGCCATGGGCAGTCATCACCCTCTATCCCATGCAGCTGTGAGGGGTTCTAACCCAGGAGGACTGAGACCTGGGCCCCCCTGTCCGGCTCACTCAGCTTGGCTGAATCTGGGTTATTTTCTGCCTTGTGTGTAATGAGGGGCTGGACCATTATCCGGTGCAGCCTCATCACTGGTGTCTTCGCACTGAACGGGCTCAGGGGTACATCATTGGCACCATGCTATCcctctactgggtgtggcccccaaaccagaattgTGGGGTGTCTGTGTGCCAGGCAGAAATTGATGATGTGTCCCCCTTCCCCGAAGTCTGGGGAAGTGTCACATCCTGAAGGAGAGCTGCAAGTACTTGGCCTTGATGCTTATGTCCAACAAGAGCATGAAGCTGCTGTCCCTGGTGGAGAACCCCCTCTCGGATGACGGCGTCCTCAACCTGTGCGTCGGCCTTAAGGACCCCAGCTGCACCCTTGAGCTGCTGATGTGAGTGGCCATCAGGGTGGGGCCTCAGGAGTAGGTGGCATCTGGGGGGAGGACAACAGGGGGCCTCTCCCTCGTGGACCTGGCGGATGGGGCACTGGTCTCACAACACAGCTGCTGCCAGACATTGGGAAGGGGCTACGGACCCCAGACCCCAGATCAGACCCCAGCTGTAGATGCTAGCTCAATCCCTGCTGTCACAGGGGCTCCCCTCTGCACAGTCAGGATGGTACCCCAGGGAGAGACAGGTATGGTCCCAACAGCCCCCCAATTTTTATGAATCACACTAGGAAATTACTACCAGGAGGCTTAGGGGATCTTATGCGATGCCAGGGTTGGAATCCAGATaggccatgtgcgaggcaaacgccttttccgctgtgctattgctccagtccctccccgcaaatcttatttatttagatttttggagccacacacggcggcgctcagaggttactcctggctctgctcagaagttgctcctggcaggctcaggggaccatatggggtgctggggattgaactcgggccCGAcctaggttgtctgcatgcaaggcaaatgccttaccactgtgctatcatgccgGCCTCCCATATCTGGGCCTGGGAAGACTGAACAGCCGAGCTGTGCTTTTGGGGCTCATctaccccctctctcccccaaacCCGATGCTAATCTAGGGGCGATTGTATGACGCAGCTTCAGTTCTGGGGCACCTGCTGAGAGCGCAGGGAACCTTCATTTGAGGGTGCAGGccctctggtgctcagggatggttacccccccccccccccaatgctggCCCCTAAATTAAGCAGCACTGGATGAGGGCCAGATGTGCAGCAGTGCCCCCTGGTGCCGGACTCAGGCGTTGGTCCTGACTGTCCCATCCCTCCCATTTGTCCCATCCTGTTGCCCAAGGCTGATGCACTGCCTCCTGTCGGCCGTATCCTGTAACCACATCTCCGACATGCTCTGCTACAACAAGTCACTGAAGCTCCTGGACCTGAGCTATAACCACCTGGAGGACGTGGGCGTGGAGTCCCTGTGCCAGGCCCTGATCAGGCCGGGCACCACCATCTGCCAGCTATGGTAGGGGGGGCATAGCTGGGGCACCCCTCTCCCCAGATTGCCATCAGCATGGTCTCTGACATGGGGTACCAGGTCCAGCCCCCACACAGGTGCAGGGAGTGGGGTTGCAAGAATGCAATGAGGCCTCGGTTTCTCCACCATGCTCCCAGGGTTGTGTGTGGCAGGGAGGgtgaagggctttttttttttttcatgggggttttgttttctgggccaaacTCAATGgtactaagggtttactcctggctctgcattcaaaaatcacacctggcaggctcgggactctctgggattctgggattggaacccaagttggctgcacgcaaggcaaacatcctccccactTGTGCTGTTGCCCCAACCCCTTGTTTCGTGATTTGTGGGTATTGAGTGTATCTCAAGTGCCTGTCCACCAGCTCTGGGTTGCACCTTCACTCCAATAGTGTCTCTTTGAAGGGATGTGGGATGGCTGAGCTCCTAGGCTCAGGCGCTGTTCCAGCCCCATGCATATGCCCATGCTACACACAATCATGGGCAGGGACCACACGAGACAGTGGTTGGGATACTAACAATGTCTCCTTTGTGCAGGGAGGGGGAACACTGGGTGCTATGGCatctcttttttgggagggtcatacccggtggtgctcaggggtaactcctggctctgctcagaaatcactcgtaggggtcacacacacacacacacacacacacacacacacacacccacacccacaccctctTGCACCTCCAGATGTGCTTGAATATTCAAGGAAACAGTGGACaggtgtgtctgtgtgagtgtgtgccCTTGTGTGTCTGCGCGGACATGTGTACACATGTCTGGTGATGTAAACACACATGTCCTTGTGTGGGTCCTTCCCTCAGGCTCGCCAACTGCCACCTCAGCGCCAGCAGCTGCAGGACTTTCTCCTCAGTGCTCATCCACGACAACAAGCTGAGGGTGCTGAAGCTTGGCCAGAACCACCTGGATGATGAGGGGGTGCAAGTGCTGTGTAAAGCCCTGGAGCACCCCAACTGCAAATTGGAGGTCCTAGGGTGAGGCGCATCGGCTCTGGGGAGGACTCTGGGGCATTCATACAGTACCATGGAAAGATCAGGAAGCAGGGCTGGGATCCCCTCTGTCCGTGGGTGCCCTCTGTGGGTGCTCTCTGTCTGTGGGGCTCAGCAGTAACCAGGCTGCATAGTGAGGACCCCTGTTCtggccaggagtatctcctggtCCTCGGGGGGTGAACTCATCACCACAGCTCAGATCTGTCCCCTCCATCCCAGGCTGGACTTCTGCCAGCTTACCTCCACCTGCTGCCCAAACCTGGCCATTGCCCTCACCTCCTGCCAGACTCTGCAGAGGCTGAATCTCTGTAACATCAGACTGGATCTCAGCGGGGCAAGGCTGCTGTGTGCTGCCTTGAGTGATGCCAACTGCCACCTAAAGATCTTGGGGTGAGTGGGGGGTCCCTCAGGGTGAGCTGGGACAGGTGCCAGGCATGGCCACCTGATATGGGAGTGGCCAGTTGATGTGGGCATGGTCTCACGCTGCTGGACATGGTTATGTGTGGGCGTGGTCAGAGACACTAAAATCATGGTCTGGTGCCAGCAGCAACTCACCCTCCACTCCAGGAGCACCAATCACCCCCTTCTTGTATATCTACACATAACTTTGCTTCCTGGAGGAGGCAGACTCACTTCCTACTCACAATGATGCAAACCCTCCTCTGGGTTGGGGAGCTTTAGCTCCTCCCAGAAGCCAGCCACCTCAGAGCAGCAGCTGATCTTGCCT
This window of the Suncus etruscus isolate mSunEtr1 chromosome 14, mSunEtr1.pri.cur, whole genome shotgun sequence genome carries:
- the NLRP9 gene encoding NACHT, LRR and PYD domains-containing protein 9; translation: MSEYFFSELGLLCYLNELRKDELWKFKEMLQQEALILQLQPIPWATLKKADKTTLASLLSRHYPGKVAWELALNLFLQVQRADLWARAQAEMQVQSCPYRNYIREKFQRLWTVEARLPVPEHFYRDSVETQYQMLVALCALSEGPPIVVLKSPEGMGKTTMVRKLMLDWAEGKVWRDRFSFVFLITCSDLNQLSETSLEEILARDWPAEAEPLETAFQHPKRVLLIVDGLHLFMPDFDVQLGGCEDWQQRASPAIILNHLLRQNLVPEATLLVTGGYKDRDIEKGSYLGQSASYVTLPGFTELTRKLYFSHFFRNTRHASTAFVYVESNSGLAAICNCPLECWIVCCCLQGQLARGQALNILCDTGTSLYLSFLTSIFPRGAEGRSPMQNYSRLRALCALAAEGAWTGTYIFGPEHLQRNGLTDADVHAWLGRKLLQQRGELVVFAHEVVQGFCASLLYVLQQPHDGGIANPHIGSVARLLEVTLGSGPSTLSHLPIHVFGLTNEALLRKLEATLGCPLGRATRPELVSGLCVLAKRPGPVNFQNLLNCLFETQEPEFIGEIMDLFPDLRVKIHSTEELILMTFCLRSCKKLKKLRFQLDPSFAEPTEEDRLEVWREFCMVFTNCADFSMLEVDGSTLDIVSLSVLFGALASQPHKLQWLVCTSVTNLGQDLSFFNLLFHSTCLKHLNLYGTCLSDTEVEQLCAALSHPPCSVSELLLGKCHILKESCKYLALMLMSNKSMKLLSLVENPLSDDGVLNLCVGLKDPSCTLELLMLMHCLLSAVSCNHISDMLCYNKSLKLLDLSYNHLEDVGVESLCQALIRPGTTICQLWLANCHLSASSCRTFSSVLIHDNKLRVLKLGQNHLDDEGVQVLCKALEHPNCKLEVLGLDFCQLTSTCCPNLAIALTSCQTLQRLNLCNIRLDLSGARLLCAALSDANCHLKILGLDISKYDQDTQELLSTMKNASHLTIKTNLWEEESRMPLQSQSSVDYSSEKEKQSQGVPRSKGLHVLRALGPGIRESLGE